From the Leptotrichia sp. oral taxon 221 genome, one window contains:
- the cas8a1 gene encoding type I-B CRISPR-associated protein Cas8b1/Cst1, which translates to MSDGKMKLKLKDWLFNAGLLGFINILETSDGEEKVRKFIDDQNRCLKFSKEELLELLEDFEYKYFDFFIKRYGKTLTYGKILEFEEYIDDFDLDVNDLNEEFRKNINKKIVMVKNAFSNPKKYRTIYSLIGKDFEKNILELEGKIKKLNKNFTIEEIRNNFNLIKRILKYCKQNIYGEDGKQKKYFEVEDVKNIIRYGWEGIAFLDIANLAIKRKKGIDVGDNYKVYRDYFIKDVVNYIKENKENNEIFKLKCFISNEPLPIPTKKKDDKNKRYLKTIQFLGDFFNPSEKLSNVWNFYNDIYVTPLVYLIYTCVSAGFTYIQKGKGIFVNANNDIENLKKINNAISYNVFEKDKFSENRLYKTIFKEFELQSQDKKYEIADVQVIRTFERKEIQGKSYPVYRFNILSRKTLFFIFQNFDRLNRFFEKYYVLLNDKNEPKWDTVEYLYRTIIEIILESRNLYSTIDKICYIKMSYKKYKCNFYSKDLCDLLEINIKNIRRLGRMEKTEVEETLTLKNITDIKNNAYYFRKRYVEKSNNENKIRGLQYRLQNALRTNNVNLFMDILITAHAYIGKGIHKLFIRALENEDEFKTLGYAFLVGLLNDDNKENQNEGNE; encoded by the coding sequence ATGAGCGACGGGAAAATGAAATTAAAATTAAAAGATTGGTTATTTAATGCAGGGTTATTGGGGTTTATTAATATACTTGAAACATCGGATGGAGAAGAAAAAGTAAGAAAATTTATTGATGATCAAAATAGATGTTTGAAATTTTCAAAAGAAGAATTGTTGGAACTTTTAGAAGATTTTGAATATAAATATTTTGATTTTTTTATAAAAAGATACGGGAAAACTTTAACTTATGGAAAAATTTTGGAGTTTGAGGAGTATATTGATGATTTTGATCTAGATGTTAATGATTTGAATGAAGAATTTAGAAAGAATATCAATAAAAAAATAGTAATGGTAAAAAATGCTTTTTCTAATCCTAAAAAATATAGAACAATATATTCTTTGATTGGAAAAGATTTTGAAAAGAATATTCTTGAATTAGAAGGGAAAATAAAAAAATTAAATAAAAACTTTACTATTGAAGAAATAAGAAATAATTTCAATTTAATAAAAAGAATATTAAAATATTGCAAACAAAATATATATGGCGAAGATGGAAAACAAAAAAAATACTTTGAAGTTGAAGATGTAAAAAATATAATAAGATATGGTTGGGAAGGGATAGCATTCTTAGATATCGCTAATTTAGCGATAAAACGGAAAAAAGGAATTGATGTTGGTGATAATTATAAAGTTTATAGAGATTATTTTATAAAAGATGTAGTAAATTATATTAAGGAAAATAAGGAAAATAATGAAATATTTAAATTGAAATGTTTTATTTCTAATGAACCGTTACCGATACCCACTAAAAAAAAGGATGATAAGAATAAAAGGTATTTAAAGACTATACAGTTCTTAGGAGATTTTTTTAATCCTTCAGAGAAGTTATCTAATGTTTGGAATTTTTATAACGATATTTATGTAACACCTCTTGTTTATTTAATTTATACATGTGTATCAGCAGGATTTACATATATTCAAAAAGGTAAAGGTATTTTTGTAAATGCTAATAATGATATTGAAAATTTAAAAAAAATAAATAATGCAATTTCTTATAATGTTTTTGAGAAAGATAAGTTTAGTGAAAATAGGCTATATAAAACAATTTTTAAGGAATTTGAATTACAAAGTCAGGATAAAAAATATGAAATAGCAGATGTTCAAGTAATTCGAACATTTGAAAGGAAAGAAATACAAGGTAAAAGTTATCCAGTTTATAGATTTAATATATTATCTAGAAAAACATTATTTTTTATATTTCAAAATTTTGATAGATTAAATAGATTTTTTGAAAAGTACTATGTTTTATTAAATGATAAAAATGAACCTAAATGGGATACTGTAGAATATTTGTATAGGACAATAATAGAAATAATTTTAGAAAGTAGAAATTTATATTCAACAATAGATAAAATATGTTATATAAAAATGTCATATAAAAAATATAAATGTAATTTTTATAGTAAAGATTTATGCGATTTATTAGAAATAAATATTAAAAATATTAGGAGACTAGGAAGAATGGAAAAAACAGAAGTAGAAGAAACTTTAACTTTAAAAAATATAACTGATATAAAAAATAATGCATATTATTTTAGAAAAAGATATGTAGAAAAAAGTAATAATGAAAATAAAATAAGAGGATTGCAATACAGATTGCAAAATGCATTAAGAACAAATAATGTAAATCTGTTTATGGATATTTTGATAACAGCACATGCTTATATTGGAAAAGGAATTCACAAACTTTTTATAAGAGCATTAGAAAATGAAGATGAGTTTAAAACTTTAGGATATGCATTTTTAGTGGGATTATTAAATGATGATAATAAAGAAAATCAAAATGAAGGGAATGAATAA
- the cas3 gene encoding CRISPR-associated helicase Cas3' yields the protein MKSKFLAKSNGETIKAHTENLINNFKNLFKIYPDINVDKNLLLLACIYHDLGKMNLRFQKKLLGKIDKKEIPHAILSTAFINDDILIDFHGFNEDEIKILAHSVALHHDRNLLEISESDVLDEINSMNEEISINFSNELRELENMYFKYLDNTKNYKNKKNVIFNWKDGKVKLEELSSLFYEIGSQIYSDSENQKIFKKYVMLKGLLNKIDYTASSYTTIEEKNDFLEIEMEKFLEDVLRKDNPKNDWNALQKFMKQHKDENVVVVAQTGYGKTEAGLLWIGNNKGFFTLPLRVAINAIYDRVVKNIVRENVEKRIGLLHSDFREYYTEKNSKENKLLKNEELSEYINRTKQFSLPLTICTIDQLFDFVFRAPGFELKVATLSYSKVVIDEIQMYSADLLAYLIYGLKYITDFGGKFAIMTATLPGIVTYLLEKEGVKFVTTEPFTNDKKRHSLKVMEESINAEFIKGKYRNNKILVICNTVKKAKEIYENLNIPKEELNLIHSRFIKRDRTNKEKEITEFANPKRFRKDVKNKREKEGFQENGVWIGTQVLEASLDLDFDILITELSDLNGLFQRMGRCFRNREKVDEGYNCFVFTKECSGIKGAKAIIDKEIHEKSKNTLLKVDGIISEVQKLDLINSVYSYESLKDTKYFNKVTDNIKYLKEYVVEYEKTKSEVQRIFRNIASYDVIPRIIYEENFEEINRNIEILREKMKGLSEDDRKKLRIRKIEARGELNKFKVTIPDFEYRKLEKSKKNEIEKIKVNDYEELVVVNCGYSYEKGFEVVQGEEEDNFF from the coding sequence ATGAAAAGTAAATTTTTAGCTAAATCTAATGGTGAAACAATAAAGGCTCATACGGAAAATTTGATTAATAATTTTAAAAATCTTTTTAAAATTTATCCAGATATAAATGTTGATAAAAATTTATTGTTACTTGCATGTATCTATCATGATTTGGGAAAGATGAATTTAAGATTCCAAAAGAAATTGCTTGGAAAAATAGATAAAAAAGAGATTCCTCATGCAATATTGAGTACAGCATTTATTAATGATGATATTTTAATAGATTTTCATGGTTTTAATGAAGATGAAATAAAAATTCTAGCTCATTCTGTAGCATTACATCATGATAGAAACTTATTGGAAATAAGTGAAAGTGATGTGTTAGATGAAATAAATTCTATGAATGAAGAAATTAGTATAAATTTTTCAAATGAATTGAGAGAATTAGAAAATATGTATTTCAAATATTTGGATAACACAAAAAATTATAAAAATAAAAAAAATGTAATTTTCAATTGGAAAGATGGTAAAGTTAAATTAGAAGAATTAAGCTCTTTATTTTATGAAATTGGAAGTCAAATATATTCAGATTCAGAAAATCAAAAAATTTTTAAAAAATATGTCATGTTAAAAGGATTGTTAAATAAAATAGATTATACAGCAAGTTCGTATACGACTATTGAAGAAAAAAATGATTTTTTAGAAATTGAGATGGAAAAATTTTTGGAAGATGTATTGAGAAAGGACAATCCTAAAAATGACTGGAATGCTTTGCAGAAATTTATGAAACAGCATAAAGATGAGAATGTAGTAGTTGTGGCACAGACAGGATATGGAAAAACAGAGGCTGGATTACTTTGGATAGGAAATAATAAGGGATTTTTTACATTGCCTTTGAGAGTGGCAATTAATGCAATTTATGACAGGGTTGTGAAAAATATTGTAAGAGAAAATGTAGAAAAGAGAATTGGTTTGCTTCATTCTGATTTTAGAGAATATTATACAGAAAAAAATTCTAAAGAAAATAAATTACTAAAAAATGAAGAATTATCGGAATATATAAATAGAACGAAGCAATTTTCACTTCCACTTACAATTTGTACAATAGACCAATTATTTGATTTTGTGTTTAGAGCTCCAGGATTTGAGTTAAAGGTAGCGACATTGTCTTATTCTAAAGTAGTTATTGATGAAATTCAAATGTATTCAGCAGATTTGTTGGCTTATTTGATTTATGGATTAAAATATATTACTGATTTTGGAGGAAAATTTGCGATAATGACTGCGACTCTTCCTGGGATTGTTACTTATTTGCTTGAAAAAGAAGGTGTAAAATTTGTTACGACAGAACCGTTTACGAATGATAAGAAGAGACATAGTTTAAAAGTGATGGAAGAAAGTATAAATGCAGAATTTATAAAAGGAAAATATAGAAATAATAAAATTTTGGTTATTTGTAATACAGTTAAAAAAGCAAAAGAGATTTATGAAAATTTGAATATTCCAAAAGAAGAATTGAATTTGATACATAGTAGATTTATAAAAAGAGATCGAACAAATAAAGAAAAGGAAATCACTGAATTTGCGAATCCAAAGAGATTTAGAAAAGATGTTAAAAATAAAAGAGAAAAAGAGGGATTTCAAGAAAATGGAGTTTGGATTGGAACTCAAGTTTTAGAAGCTTCTCTTGATTTAGATTTTGATATTTTGATTACAGAATTGTCAGATTTGAATGGACTTTTTCAGAGAATGGGGAGATGTTTTCGTAATAGGGAAAAAGTTGATGAAGGATATAATTGCTTTGTTTTTACAAAAGAATGTTCTGGAATTAAAGGAGCGAAAGCTATTATAGATAAAGAAATTCATGAAAAATCTAAAAATACATTGTTAAAAGTTGATGGAATTATTTCTGAAGTTCAGAAGTTAGATTTGATTAATAGTGTTTATTCTTATGAAAGTTTAAAAGATACAAAATATTTTAATAAAGTGACGGATAATATAAAATATTTAAAAGAGTATGTTGTTGAGTATGAAAAAACGAAATCTGAAGTACAAAGAATATTTAGAAATATTGCTTCATATGATGTGATTCCAAGAATAATTTACGAAGAGAATTTTGAAGAAATAAATAGAAATATTGAAATTTTAAGAGAAAAAATGAAAGGATTATCAGAAGACGACAGGAAAAAATTGCGAATAAGGAAAATAGAAGCTAGGGGAGAATTGAATAAATTTAAAGTGACGATTCCTGATTTTGAATATAGAAAATTGGAGAAAAGTAAAAAGAATGAGATTGAAAAGATTAAAGTAAATGATTATGAGGAATTGGTAGTTGTGAATTGTGGATATTCTTATGAAAAGGGATTTGAAGTTGTTCAAGGTGAAGAAGAAGATAATTTCTTTTAA
- the cas7i gene encoding type I-B CRISPR-associated protein Cas7/Cst2/DevR, whose translation MEKKGLTMTIIFLAESANYGESIGNVATLKKISRNKGEQYTYISRQAIRYNIIDQLGEKKAPVSKEKGVFQFKDEALISDYPELDFFGYMKTGKNITRSAVVRLSHAISLETFKGDLEFLTNKGLADRYNKGNIKKTEYNDIAQSEVHKSYYKYTVTIDLDRIGVDEIEIEREMVNDKGKKVKIKENQKISIDKKERKRRVKKLLDIISLLYRDIKGRREDLKPLFVIGGVYDIKNPFFENIVDVKNNKILVDKLCNGIYDCIEKDTISGIVKEQFENDTEVEVKLKEKNIDVLNIPEFFKQLKEKIDNYYIEKVDE comes from the coding sequence ATGGAAAAAAAGGGACTAACAATGACAATAATATTTCTAGCTGAAAGTGCAAATTATGGAGAAAGTATTGGAAATGTTGCAACATTAAAAAAAATATCAAGAAATAAAGGAGAACAGTATACTTATATTTCGAGACAAGCAATAAGATACAATATAATAGATCAGCTTGGAGAGAAAAAAGCACCAGTATCAAAAGAAAAAGGTGTTTTTCAATTTAAAGATGAAGCGTTAATTAGTGATTATCCTGAATTAGATTTTTTTGGATATATGAAAACAGGAAAAAACATTACGAGATCAGCTGTTGTAAGATTATCACATGCAATTTCTTTAGAAACATTTAAAGGAGATCTAGAGTTTTTAACAAATAAAGGTTTAGCAGACAGATATAACAAAGGAAATATAAAGAAAACAGAATATAATGATATTGCACAATCTGAGGTGCATAAGTCATATTATAAATACACAGTTACAATTGATTTAGATAGAATTGGAGTTGATGAAATAGAAATCGAAAGAGAAATGGTAAATGATAAAGGAAAAAAAGTAAAAATAAAAGAAAATCAAAAAATTAGTATAGATAAAAAAGAGAGAAAAAGAAGAGTAAAGAAACTTTTAGATATAATTTCATTACTTTATAGAGATATTAAAGGTAGAAGGGAAGATCTAAAACCATTATTTGTAATAGGTGGAGTGTATGATATAAAAAATCCATTTTTTGAAAATATAGTTGATGTTAAAAATAATAAAATTTTAGTTGATAAATTGTGTAATGGAATTTATGATTGTATTGAAAAAGACACAATATCTGGAATTGTGAAAGAACAATTTGAAAATGATACAGAAGTCGAAGTAAAATTAAAAGAGAAAAATATAGATGTACTAAATATCCCTGAATTTTTTAAACAATTAAAAGAAAAGATTGATAATTATTATATAGAGAAAGTTGATGAATAA
- the cas5 gene encoding CRISPR-associated protein Cas5, which produces MVNYRVPTSFQLKESYPLPPYSTVIGMVHSLCNFKEYKPMKISVCGNYFSKVNDLYTRHEFNNSDDVIKGPAMVELLVDVNLTIHIIPEDQSEEFIDTILKAFKYPEEYPSLGRREDIVLIENVKIVDVKEIKLEKDLNSDEEIFAYIPINFIKKKLVNFGDKKSGVNIYGTRYELTKNYSVDSVGTKTDPKTIRIWEKEEVLYSSNIKGFKRKEVPVDDDGEIVFCEL; this is translated from the coding sequence ATGGTAAATTATAGAGTTCCAACAAGTTTTCAATTAAAAGAAAGTTATCCTTTACCACCGTATTCTACAGTAATTGGCATGGTTCATTCACTTTGTAATTTTAAGGAATATAAACCAATGAAAATAAGTGTTTGTGGAAATTATTTTTCAAAAGTTAACGATCTGTATACTAGACACGAATTTAATAATTCTGATGATGTGATTAAAGGACCTGCAATGGTAGAGCTTCTTGTAGATGTAAATTTGACAATTCATATTATTCCAGAAGATCAGTCAGAAGAGTTTATTGACACTATTTTGAAAGCATTTAAATATCCAGAGGAGTATCCAAGTCTTGGAAGAAGGGAAGATATTGTTTTGATTGAAAATGTCAAAATTGTTGATGTAAAAGAAATAAAACTTGAAAAAGATTTAAATAGCGATGAAGAAATATTTGCATATATTCCCATTAATTTTATCAAAAAAAAATTAGTAAATTTTGGAGATAAGAAAAGTGGAGTAAATATATATGGAACTAGATATGAATTAACAAAAAATTATAGTGTTGATAGTGTTGGGACAAAAACTGACCCTAAAACAATAAGAATATGGGAAAAAGAAGAAGTTCTATATTCTTCAAATATAAAAGGATTTAAAAGAAAAGAAGTTCCAGTGGATGATGATGGAGAAATTGTATTTTGTGAATTATAA
- a CDS encoding TolC family protein, translated as MVKINRKFQVLFVSFILGLRSFAVSVDDLIAEYEKNSYTTKINEKNMKKYDIKEKALKNGDWNEVSVNSDENYSLHGQANGLTMDNNVKYGNFYYKNSYNFRTKELTENKIGISKTLNDYFGYSDNSYNKKTNQISRDIQKITNETTKNGEIRDLIDLYKNYKNKQKEIEQEALTVDDTKKDYAIQTKKYEVGTASQYDYELAKTEYENSKLKYDNLGRELKILGEQFMIYNVKLPEKEKLDDLKREELKKEDFYELRLSEAEAIELNTKLNEEQIKKENIDYKYPKLTGDLGYSLKDHSVVAGLSVSKTFKRYNDTIEDLKNEKEKLELQYEQKKNELVSNVGQQMITYTTYQTNELTAENTMNIKKKEYEIYSKRYELGVDTYSNYVEKRNNYKKAVIDYEMAKNELAAFTKKIKYYK; from the coding sequence ATGGTAAAAATAAATAGAAAGTTTCAAGTTTTATTTGTTTCATTTATTTTAGGACTGAGGAGTTTTGCGGTCAGTGTAGATGACTTAATTGCAGAATATGAAAAAAATTCATATACTACAAAAATAAATGAGAAAAATATGAAAAAGTATGATATTAAAGAAAAAGCTTTAAAAAATGGTGATTGGAATGAAGTCAGTGTAAATTCAGATGAGAATTATTCGTTGCATGGTCAGGCTAATGGATTGACGATGGATAATAATGTGAAGTATGGGAATTTTTATTATAAAAATAGTTATAATTTTAGGACTAAGGAACTTACAGAAAATAAAATTGGAATTTCTAAAACTTTGAATGATTATTTTGGATATAGTGATAATAGTTATAATAAAAAAACAAATCAAATTTCTCGTGATATTCAAAAAATTACAAATGAAACTACTAAAAATGGAGAGATCCGTGATTTGATTGATTTGTATAAAAATTATAAAAATAAGCAGAAGGAGATTGAGCAGGAAGCACTTACGGTGGATGATACAAAAAAAGATTATGCGATTCAAACTAAGAAATATGAGGTTGGAACGGCATCTCAATATGACTATGAGTTGGCAAAAACAGAGTATGAAAATTCGAAGTTGAAGTATGATAATCTTGGTAGAGAATTGAAGATTTTGGGAGAGCAGTTTATGATTTACAATGTTAAATTGCCTGAAAAAGAAAAATTGGATGATTTGAAGAGGGAGGAATTGAAAAAAGAAGACTTTTATGAGCTTAGATTATCAGAAGCAGAAGCAATAGAATTAAATACGAAACTTAATGAAGAGCAAATTAAAAAAGAGAATATTGATTATAAATATCCAAAATTAACAGGAGATTTGGGTTATTCATTAAAGGATCATTCGGTTGTTGCGGGACTTTCTGTTTCTAAAACTTTTAAAAGGTATAATGATACGATTGAAGATTTGAAAAATGAAAAAGAAAAATTAGAATTACAGTATGAACAGAAGAAAAATGAATTGGTATCAAATGTTGGACAGCAGATGATAACTTATACAACTTATCAGACGAATGAATTAACTGCAGAAAATACGATGAATATTAAGAAGAAAGAGTATGAAATTTATTCGAAAAGATATGAATTGGGAGTTGATACTTATTCAAATTATGTAGAAAAACGAAATAATTATAAAAAGGCTGTAATTGATTATGAAATGGCTAAAAATGAATTGGCGGCATTTACGAAAAAAATAAAATATTATAAGTAA
- a CDS encoding efflux RND transporter periplasmic adaptor subunit — protein sequence MNTQISGIAKMIETRRKNSRDKNNFYKILIMLTMMIMMVSCGKKDNESEYEVTTVQSGDISLSVSKTGQVVSDNVMSVYTTASQRVSKVFFKEGDNVKKGDVVVTFYPVDKNETLRRIQMKNLEIQKYERNLADAQSALRRKKESQSLAIQQKSRDLHNAEELYKVGGETRVNVDDARKALRNSRLDLDNVDSEQRANIEDARTSLKTAKLELATLKEDLALIKNEITSPVDGVITEMTADENYKVNTETTLFKVSDSQNMRVEVSLSDTEVKNVEVGQRVEITSDVLPDGEKLEGYVSQISGVAKKNSSLDESDTVVKIKMNETKGLKPGVTIKATIFYKESKNVTKLPYSSVINENGKYYVFVVGKGNKVSKREVKVGLNDDSYYEITSGVSLGEKVITVADEALKDGQKIKIADPKKHKDKNPQKMKKDNKPRQGGGPGGPPR from the coding sequence ATGAATACACAAATTTCTGGAATAGCCAAGATGATTGAAACGAGGAGAAAAAATTCTAGAGATAAAAATAATTTTTATAAAATTTTGATAATGTTGACTATGATGATTATGATGGTGTCTTGTGGAAAGAAAGATAATGAATCTGAATATGAAGTTACAACTGTGCAATCTGGAGATATTTCATTATCGGTATCAAAAACAGGGCAAGTTGTGTCAGACAATGTAATGTCTGTTTATACGACGGCAAGTCAAAGAGTTAGTAAAGTATTTTTTAAAGAAGGGGATAATGTCAAAAAGGGAGATGTTGTTGTAACATTTTATCCAGTTGATAAGAATGAAACTTTGAGAAGAATACAAATGAAAAATTTAGAGATACAAAAATATGAACGAAATCTAGCTGATGCTCAAAGTGCGCTCAGAAGAAAAAAAGAATCCCAAAGTTTAGCAATTCAGCAAAAATCAAGGGATTTGCATAATGCTGAAGAACTGTATAAGGTTGGTGGAGAAACTAGAGTTAATGTGGATGATGCGAGAAAGGCTCTGAGAAATTCTAGATTGGATTTAGATAATGTTGACAGTGAGCAAAGAGCTAATATTGAGGATGCGAGAACATCTCTAAAAACTGCGAAATTAGAATTAGCAACATTGAAAGAAGATTTGGCATTAATAAAAAATGAGATAACAAGTCCAGTAGATGGTGTTATTACAGAAATGACGGCTGATGAAAACTATAAAGTAAATACAGAGACAACTTTATTTAAGGTATCAGATTCGCAAAATATGAGAGTGGAAGTGAGTTTGTCAGATACAGAAGTAAAAAATGTAGAAGTAGGTCAAAGAGTAGAGATTACATCGGATGTTTTACCTGATGGAGAAAAATTAGAGGGATACGTGTCACAAATTTCTGGAGTAGCTAAAAAAAATTCATCACTTGATGAAAGTGATACAGTTGTGAAAATCAAAATGAATGAAACTAAAGGATTGAAGCCAGGTGTTACGATAAAAGCAACGATTTTTTATAAAGAGAGTAAAAATGTGACAAAATTGCCATATAGTTCTGTTATTAATGAAAATGGTAAATATTATGTTTTTGTTGTAGGGAAAGGTAATAAAGTTTCGAAAAGAGAAGTAAAAGTAGGATTAAATGATGATTCTTATTATGAAATAACTTCTGGAGTATCGTTAGGAGAAAAAGTAATTACTGTTGCGGATGAGGCACTTAAAGATGGTCAAAAGATAAAAATTGCTGATCCAAAAAAACATAAAGATAAAAATCCACAAAAAATGAAAAAAGATAATAAACCAAGACAAGGAGGAGGACCTGGAGGACCACCAAGATAG
- a CDS encoding ABC transporter ATP-binding protein — protein MIKVSDIVKIYKNGNIELKVLKGLNLEVKEGEYVAFMGPSGSGKSTLMNILGCLDSLTSGIYILDGQDVSTIKGDALAEVRNKKIGFVFQTFNLLPKMTAVENVALPALYAGVKKAERIKRATEALESVGLGERIHHKPNEMSGGQRQRVAIARAIINNPKILLADEPTGNLDSKSGEEVLEIFKKLNDSGTTIVMVTHEEDVAEHCKRIIRLKDGVIEEDEIVQHRRGV, from the coding sequence ATGATAAAAGTAAGCGATATTGTGAAAATATATAAAAACGGGAATATAGAATTAAAGGTTTTAAAAGGATTGAATCTGGAGGTTAAGGAAGGAGAATATGTGGCTTTTATGGGGCCTTCTGGAAGTGGTAAATCAACGCTTATGAATATTTTAGGATGCCTTGATAGTCTTACATCTGGAATTTATATTTTAGATGGTCAAGATGTTTCAACGATAAAAGGGGATGCACTTGCTGAAGTAAGAAATAAAAAAATAGGTTTTGTGTTTCAAACTTTTAATTTATTGCCAAAAATGACAGCAGTTGAAAATGTGGCTCTTCCAGCACTTTATGCAGGAGTGAAAAAGGCTGAACGTATAAAAAGAGCAACAGAAGCACTAGAAAGTGTGGGGCTTGGGGAAAGAATTCATCATAAGCCAAACGAAATGTCTGGAGGTCAAAGGCAAAGAGTTGCGATTGCAAGGGCGATAATTAATAATCCAAAAATTCTTTTGGCAGATGAGCCAACTGGAAATTTGGATTCAAAATCTGGAGAAGAAGTTTTGGAAATTTTTAAGAAACTTAATGATAGTGGAACAACAATTGTAATGGTTACGCATGAGGAAGATGTGGCAGAACATTGTAAGAGAATTATTAGATTAAAAGATGGTGTTATAGAAGAAGATGAGATTGTTCAGCATAGGAGAGGAGTGTAG
- the cas6 gene encoding CRISPR-associated endoribonuclease Cas6 has protein sequence MRFRINVELIEGNTFPVNFRVKILHMLKVGLKEYDREIFEELFDSTKQKNYTWAVYFHAIKFEKEQILFLNENDKRFIINFSIFDNVDSLNIYNAFSSIRFKEFKISDETKVRITNISVVQRKFVKNNVLNAKTLSPVVCRDHDRETEKDKYYVGTDKEFPVIIKRNLYLRLKEIMGEYVEKDIEDLVIDASKTKKVVVKHYDKRSAAQKESSEKEFKGILIDASVGTIKFEGKSYLLDYIYSAGLGSVTGSGFGMLEII, from the coding sequence ATGAGATTTAGAATTAATGTTGAATTAATTGAAGGAAACACATTTCCAGTTAATTTTAGGGTTAAAATTTTGCATATGTTGAAAGTTGGGTTGAAAGAATATGATAGGGAGATTTTTGAAGAACTTTTTGACTCAACGAAGCAAAAAAATTATACTTGGGCTGTTTATTTTCATGCGATTAAGTTTGAGAAAGAACAAATTTTATTTTTAAATGAGAATGATAAAAGATTTATAATTAATTTTTCTATTTTTGATAATGTAGATAGTTTAAATATTTATAATGCTTTTTCTAGTATTAGATTTAAAGAATTTAAAATATCAGATGAAACTAAAGTTAGAATTACTAATATTTCAGTTGTTCAAAGAAAATTTGTAAAAAATAATGTGTTGAATGCGAAAACATTGTCACCAGTGGTTTGTAGGGATCACGATAGAGAAACTGAGAAAGATAAATATTATGTAGGAACTGATAAGGAGTTTCCTGTGATTATAAAAAGAAATCTTTATTTGAGATTGAAAGAAATAATGGGGGAATATGTAGAAAAAGATATTGAAGATTTAGTGATAGATGCGAGTAAAACTAAAAAAGTAGTTGTTAAGCATTATGACAAAAGAAGTGCTGCTCAGAAGGAAAGTTCAGAAAAAGAATTTAAGGGAATACTTATTGACGCTTCAGTAGGAACAATAAAATTTGAAGGAAAAAGTTATCTTTTAGATTATATTTATAGTGCAGGACTTGGAAGTGTGACTGGAAGTGGATTTGGGATGCTTGAAATAATTTAG